GGTCGGCCGCGGGCGCCTATGCGGGCGCCTATCTGCCGGGCGCCACGCGCTTCGCGGGCTGGTGGCTGCTGACGCTGGCGGGGAGTCTCGGCGTCTTCATCGCGGGCGACCTCGTGACCTTCTACTTCGCCTTTGCGCTGGTCAGCCTGGCCGCCTATGGCCTCGTCGTGCACGATGCCACGGCCCAGGCCCGCCGCGCGGGCGCGATCTACCTCGCCCTCGCCGTGCTGGGCGAGGTGTTCCTCCTCTTCGCCTTCGCGCTGCTGGCCGTGAATATCCCGGGCGAGAGCCTGGCCATCTCCGATGCGGTGGCGGCGCTGCCCGGCTCGCCGATGCGGGATGTGACGATCCTGCTCCTGCTCCTGCTGCTCGGCTTCGGCCTCAAGGCGGGGCTCGTGCCGCTGCATGTCTGGCTGCCGCTCGCGCATCCCGCGGCCCCCATGCCGGCCTCGGCGGTGCTGAGCGGGGCCATCATCAAGGCGGGCATCATCGGGCTGATCCGCTTCCTGCCGATGGAGGGTGGCATTCCGGCCTGGGGCGAGGTGCTGGGCCTGCTCGGCTTTGCCACGGCCTTCTATGGCGTGGCGCTCGGGATCACGCAGCGCAATCCCAAGACCGTCCTCGCCTATTCCAGCGTGAGCCAGATGGGCGTGGTGATGGCGGCGCTCGGCTTCGGGCTGGCGGCGGGCGATGCCGGAACGCCGCTCGCCGCCGCGCAATACGCTTCGCACCATGTGCTGGCCAAGGGCGCGCTCTTCCTCGGCGTCGGCGTGGCGCTGGCGACCGGTGCGCGGCGCTGGCCCTGGGTGCTGGCTCCCGTCCTGCTGCTGGTGCTGAGCTTTGGCGGCCTGCCCTTCACCGGCGGCGCGCTGGCCAAGGAGGCGACAAAGGCGCAACTTGGGGCCGGGCTGCTGGGCTGGCTCTCGGCCCTTTCGGCAGCGGGGACGACCATGTTGATGCTGCATTTCGCCGCCCGGCTGCGGGGCGGTTCCGCACCGGAGCCGGAGGCAAGCGCTCCTCTCGGCCTCATCCTGCCCTTCGCGGGGATGACGGCGGCCGCCCTGCTGCTGCCATGGTGGCTCTACCCGGCCCCGGTGAAGTTCTGGCCGGCGCTCTGGCCGGTGCTGCTGGGCGCGCTCGGCTTCCTCGCCCTGCGCGCCGTGGATGCGCGGCTGCCGCGGCCGCCGGAAGGCGATGTCCTGGTCTTCGCCGAGCGCGCCGCGACTCGCCTCGCACCTCCGCTGGCCGCCCGTGCCGCCCGGATCGAGACCGCGCTGCGGGCCTGGCCGAGCGCCGGTCTCGCTCTGCTCGGCCTCGCCGTCCTGCTCGGCCTCACCATGGCACTGGCCGCATGAGGCGCTGGTGGCTCTGGGGGCTCGGCGTCCTCCTGCTGCTTCTCCTGGCGAGCCCCTTCGCGCTGCGCATGGCGCTGGAACGCGGCGCGCTCACCGCTTCGCTGGACGCAGCGCTGGAACGCGCCACCGGGCGGGCGGTCACGCTGGGCCCCATCGCGCTCCGGCTCAGCCTGCCGCCGCAGGTAACGGTGCAGGATGTGCGTGTCGCCAACCTGCCCGGCATGCAGGCGCCGGACTTCGCGCGCATTGGCCGGCTGGAGGTCACGTTGGCGTTGCGCGCGCTGCTGGATGGCCGGGTGGACATCCTGGAGCTTCGCCTCGCCGAGGCCGAGCTCTGGCTGGAGCGCGATGCCGCTGGCGTGGCCAATTGGCGCTTCGGCGGCGAGGGTGGCGGTGGCGCCGGCACCATGCCCGGCCTGGTCCGCATCGAATCCTCCCGGCTGCATCCGCCCGATGGGCTGCCCGGCCCGATCGGCATCGAGAGCCTGACCGTGCGTCGCGAGGGCAATCTCACTCTGCAAGGCCGCATCCGGTTGCGCGACGAGGTGATGCGGGTGGAGGCCAGCCTGGATGCCGCCGCCGCGGCGCGCGCCAGCCTCGCGGGTGATGGCTTCCGCCTGGGGGCCGAGGGGCGCGTGGCCGAGAGCCTCGCCGATCCCGCCTGGAACCTGGCGCTGACGGCCGATGTCGTCTCGCCCGCGCGGCTCATGGCGCTGCTCGGCAGTGACGCGGTGCTGCCGGCGCTGGGCCCGCTCACCGGCACGGCGCGGCTCGGGCCGGCGGGGCGCCTTGCCGATCTGCGGGTCACGGCCGGCGCCTCTGAGCCCTGGGCCGGGCTGAAGCTCAGCCAGGCCGTGCTGTCGGCCTCGGCGCTGGATCAGGCCATGCAGCTCAGCCTCCAGGGCGAGCGCGGTGGCGTCCGGCTTGGCGCCGAGTTCTCGCTGCCGCCGCCGCTGCGCGCCTTCACCACCAGCGCGCCGATGCCGGTGACGGCGCGGATGACCGCCGGGCCGGCGCGCCTGACCGCGCGCGGTGCCTTCACCTGGAGCGACCCGCTGGGCGCAGCGCCCTTCGACGTCACGCTCTCCGCCCCGCAACTCGCCCCGCTTGGCCGGCTGCTTGGCTTCGAGTTGCCGGCGCTGCGGCAGGTCGAGGCGCAGGGG
This region of Sediminicoccus rosea genomic DNA includes:
- a CDS encoding complex I subunit 5 family protein — translated: MTLLAHLALLATILAPLALLATAVTERGRARLPGLLAFAPLPGLAAALLAADAPPLVLYADWLRLSLGLDAPGALLLGVAALLWSAAGAYAGAYLPGATRFAGWWLLTLAGSLGVFIAGDLVTFYFAFALVSLAAYGLVVHDATAQARRAGAIYLALAVLGEVFLLFAFALLAVNIPGESLAISDAVAALPGSPMRDVTILLLLLLLGFGLKAGLVPLHVWLPLAHPAAPMPASAVLSGAIIKAGIIGLIRFLPMEGGIPAWGEVLGLLGFATAFYGVALGITQRNPKTVLAYSSVSQMGVVMAALGFGLAAGDAGTPLAAAQYASHHVLAKGALFLGVGVALATGARRWPWVLAPVLLLVLSFGGLPFTGGALAKEATKAQLGAGLLGWLSALSAAGTTMLMLHFAARLRGGSAPEPEASAPLGLILPFAGMTAAALLLPWWLYPAPVKFWPALWPVLLGALGFLALRAVDARLPRPPEGDVLVFAERAATRLAPPLAARAARIETALRAWPSAGLALLGLAVLLGLTMALAA